One genomic region from Sciurus carolinensis chromosome 2, mSciCar1.2, whole genome shotgun sequence encodes:
- the LOC124978046 gene encoding olfactory receptor 4M1-like yields METTNYTRVIEFVLTGLSQTREVQLILFVIFLSFYLFILPGNILIICTIRLDPHLTSPMYFLLANLAFLDIWYSSVTAPKMLVNFFVERKTISFGGCIAQLFFLHFVGASEMFLLTVMAFDRYAAICRPLHYATIMNRRLCCILVAVSWMGGFIHSIIQVALIIRLRFCGPNELDSYFCDITHVVRIAYANTFPEELVMIFSSGLISVVCFIALLMSYAFLLAMLKKHSGSGESTNRAMSTCYSHITIVVLMFGPSIYIYARPFDSFSLDKVVSVFHTVIFPLLNPIIYTLRNKEVKTAMRKLINEYILCKEK; encoded by the coding sequence atggaaactaCAAATTACACCAGGGTGATAGAATTTGTTCTCACTGGCCTATCTCAGACTCGGGAGGTGCAACTAATCCTCTTTGTTATATTTCTGTCCTTCTATTTATTCATCCTTCCAGGGAATATCCTTATCATTTGCACCATTAGACTTGATCCCCACCTGACTTCTCCCATGTATTTCTTGTTGGCTAACCTGGCCTTCCTTGATATTTGGTATTCCTCTGTCACAGCCCCTAAAATGCTTGTGAACTTCTTTGTGGAAAGAAAGACAATTTCCTTTGGTGGGTGCATTGCACAGCTCTTCTTCTTGCACTTTGTTGGAGCCTCAGAGATGTTCCTGCTCACGGTGATGGCCTTTGACCGCTATGCTGCCATCTGCCGCCCCCTCCACTACGCTACCATCATGAATCGACGTCTCTGCTGTATCCTGGTGGCTGTCTCCTGGATGGGGGGCTTCATCCATTCTATAATACAGGTGGCTCTCATTATTCGACTTCGCTTCTGTGGGCCCAATGAGTTGGACAGCTACTTCTGTGACATCACACATGTAGTCCGGATTGCCTATGCCAACACCTTCCCAGAAGAGTTAGTGATGATCTTCAGCAGTGGTCTGATTTCTGTGGTGTGTTTCATTGCTCTGTTAATGTCCTATGCCTTTCTTCTGGCCATGCTCAAGAAGCACTCAGGCTCAGGTGAGAGTACCAACAGGGCCATGTCCACCTGCTATTCCCACATCACCATAGTGGTGCTAATGTTTGGACCAAGCATCTACATTTATGCTCGTCCCTTTGACTCATTTTCCCTAGATAAAGTAGTGTCTGTGTTCCATACTGTAATATTCCCTTTACTTAATCCCATCATATACACACTGAGAAACAAGGAAGTAAAGACAGCCATGAGGAAGTTGATCAAcgaatatattttatgtaaagagaagtga